GTGGTGGACCCGGCCGGGCTGCTCGAGGCCGAGGTGCGCGCGGTCGGCGAGCTCGTCCACGACCACGTGGTGCGGCCCCTGGGCGTGGTGGAGACCGACCGTGGCCCCGGCCTGCTCAGTGAGTACCACGCGGGCGGTTCCCTGGGCGCGCTCGTGCGGGCGGCCGGCCCGCTGCCCGTGGGCCAGGTGGTCACGGTGCTCGTCCCCCTCGCCCAGGCCCTGCAGGTGCTGCACGAGCGCGGCGTCGTCCACGGCGACGTGTCCCCGGGCAACGTGCTGTTCACCGTCGAGGGCCGGCCGGCCCTGGCCGACCTGGGATCCTCGCGGTTGCTGGGCGGACCCGCGGCGCGCACGGGCACGGCGGGCTTCACGGCGCCGGAGCTGGAGGCGCCGCGCGGGGGCCCGTCCGGCGCGGTTCCGGCGGACGGGCCGGACGGGCGGGACCGGGAGGACGGGGCCAACGCCGGACTGTGCCCGGCCGCCGACGTCTACTCGCTGGCCGCCGTCGGCTGGTACGCCCTGGCCGGCCGGGCCCCCGCGCGCACGGCCTCCCGGGCGCCGCTGCCGCTCATCGTGCCGGACATCCCGGCGGAGGCGGTGGCCCTGCTCGAGGCCGCCCTGGACGAAGACCCGGTGCGCCGGCCGCGGGCGGACCGGTTCGCGCAGGCCTGCTACCGGTGGGCGCGGGCGGAACCGGTGGACCTGCACCCCTCGGCCAGCGCGGAGGTCGCCCGGGAACTGCCCACCCGCCGCCGCGCCGGACCGGCCCGGCCGCCGCGGCGGCGGCCCGTCGTGCTGGCGGCCGGGGCCGCCGCCCTGCTCGCCCTGGTCGGCGGCGGGGCCGTCCTCGCGGGGGGCGGCCCCCGGCCCGGACCCGCCGCTCCCGCGCCGGTGGCCGCGTCGGCACCGGCACCCGCGGCGCCGAGGGGCCCCGTCGGGGCTGCGGAGCCCTCGCCCGGGGCCGGCACGGGAGTCTCCGCCCCGGCGCCGGGCGCCCCGGCCCGCTCCGTGGCCGGCGGGGCGCCAGGGCGGACGGAGGCTACGGGTGCGGCGGCGGGCCTGCGGGCGGCCGACCCCCGGGTGGCCGCCGTGGCCCTGGGCCGCGCGAGGACGAGGGCGCTGGCCTCGCTGGACCGCCGCGCCGTGGACGACTACACGCTCCCGGGGTCCCCGGCTCGGCGGGCGGACCTGGACCTCGTCGACGACCTGCGCGGCCGGGGCCTGCGCTACCGGGGGCTCTCGTTGGAGACCTCCGTCGTCGGGCCGGTGGAGCGGTCCGGCGCGCGGCGGGCGCGGGTGCCGCTCGAGCTGGCGATCGGGCCGTACCGGACCGTGACGGCGGCGGGGGAGCCGGTGGCGGAGACGCGGCGGACCTCCGCCGAGCGGTTCACGGCCGGGATGGTCCGGACCGCCGAGGGTTGGCGGGTCGAGCGCATCCTGCCGTCCGCTGGCCCTGCGGCTGACCCGTCCTCCGAGCCGGCCCCCGCCCCCGACGCCGAAGGGCGCCCGGCCGGTGGACCGGCCGGGCGCCCTTCGGGGACCGCGGGTGTGGGCTCAGGGCACGGGGGTCAGGAGTAGTCCTGCCACAGCACGGCCACCAGGATGTTGACGAGCCCGAGCCCGCCCACGGCGTGGGCGAGACCGGTGGGCACCGGCTCGCCCTTGTTCTCCCGGCGCCGCCCGAGCAGGGCGGCGACCAGGACGGCCAGGCCGATGACCAGCTTGACGGTGAGCTTGACCCGGTTGACCGGGCCGTCGCCCATCTCGGCGAGCCCGAACAGCAGCAGCCCCGAGACGATCATGCCCAGCGAGCCCCACCACTGGGACACGGTGACGGTCGGGTTCCGGAAGTGGGCCAGCCACCCGCCGACGATCGCCGCCGCGGAGATGATGTGGATGGCCACGAGGATGGCCTTGACGACCTCCATCCGCTACAGCCCCAGCTCGTGGGAGAACTCGCCCTCTTCGAGGCGGGCCTTGACGGTCTGGAGGAAGCGGCCGGCATCCGCCCCGTCGACCAGCCGGTGGTCGTAGGTCAGGGACAGGTACATCATGTGACGCACGGCGATCACGTCGTTGCCGTCCTGGTCGGTGATGACCATGGGCCGCTTGACGATGGTGCCGACGCCCAGGATGGCGACGTTCGGCTGGTTGATGATCGGGGTGTCGAACAGCGCGCCCACCGAACCGAAGTTGGTGATGGAGAACGTCCCGCCGGACAGCTCGTCCGGGGAGATCTTGTTGCTCCGCGTGCGCTCGGCCAGGTCGGCGATCTTGCCGGCGATCCCCGACAGGTTCAGCGAGCCGGCGTCGGAGATCACCGGGACGAACAGGCCCTTCTCGGTGTCCACGGCGATCGCGATGTCCTCGGAGTCGTGGTACGTGATCTCCGAGGTCTCGGCGTTGTACTCGGCGTTGAGCTTCGGGTGCTGCTTGAGCGCCTCGGCCACGGCCTGGGTGATGAACGGCAGGAAGGTGAGCTTCACGCCGTTCTTCTGCTGGAACCCGCCCTTGGCGCGGTTGCGCAGGGCCGCGATCCGGGTCATGTCCACCTCGTGCACCTGGGTGAGCTGGGCGGAGACGTCCAGGGACTCGCGCATGCGCTTGGCGATGGTCTGGCGGATGCGCGGGGCCTTCTCCGTGGTCCCCCGCTTGGCCGGGTCCACGCTGCTGGCCGCGGCGGCCGAGGGGGCGGGCGCGGCGGCCGGGGCGCCGGCGCCGGCCTGCGGACGGGAGCCCGCCTTGGCGGCCTCGGCCGCCACGAGCACGTCCTGCTTGCGGATGCGGCCGCCCACTCCGGTGCCCACGACCGCGGACAGGTCGACGCCGTTCTGCTGCGCCAGGCGGCGCACGAGCGGGGTCACGTAGCCGCCGCCCGGGGCGGAGGCCTGGCCGGCGGACGGGGCGGAGGTGCCGCCCTGCACCTCGGCCGGCTCGGCACCGGTCGGCTGCTCGGTCGGGGCCGGGGCGGGCTGCTCGGCGGGGGTCGGCGTCACCTCGGACTCCGGCGCGGCGGCCTCGGCCGGCTTCTCCGCGGGCTTCTCGGCAGCCTTCTCGGCGGGCTGGTCCTCGGCGGCCGGGGCCTGCTGCTCGCCGGAGTCCTTCGCCGCGGGGGCGGACCCGCCGGCGGCACCGGAGCCCACGAGGGCCAGGACGGCGCCGACCTCGACGGTCTCGTCCTCCTGGACCTTGATCTCCACCAGCGTGCCGGCCACGGGGGAGGGGATCTCGGTGTCGACCTTGTCGGTCGAGACCTCGAGCAGCGGCTCGTCCACCGCGACGTCGTCGCCGACCTCCTTGAGCCAGCGCGTGACGGTGCCCTCGGTCACGGACTCGCCGAGCGCGGGCAGCGTGACCTCGGTGGCCTCCCCGGAGCCGCTCTCCTCGGCGGCCTCGGCGGCGACCTGCTCGGAGGACAGCTCCTGGCCTCCGGTGTCGGCGTCGCCCGCCTCCTCGGCGTCCGGCCCGGCGGTGCCCGCAGCGGGCTCCTCGGCCTGCGGCTCGGCCGCCTCCCGGGCGCCGGAGCCGGAGTCGGCGGACCCGCCGCCGGAACCGTCACCGATGCGCGCGAGCGGGGCGTTGACCTCGACGGTCTCGTCCTCCTGGACGAGGATCTCCTCGAGCACGCCGGCCACGGGGGAGGGGATCTCGGTGTCGACCTTGTCGGTCGAGACCTCGACCAAGGGCTCGTCGACGGCCACCTCGTCGCCGACCTCCTTCAGCCAGCGGGTGACGGTGCCCTCGGTGACGGACTCACCCAGGGCCGGCAGGTTCACGGTTTCAGACATGTCGTCCCGTTTCTCCTCAAGTGCGTGCCGGCTGCCTGCCGGCCTGACGATGGTTGGCGGCCCGCCGTGCGGGGCGGGCCGGGGGTGGTTCTGGTGCCGGGTGCCTCAGCCGTGCAGCGGGTGGCCGTTGAGGGCCATCGCGGCCTCGCCGAGCGACTCGTTCTGGGTCGGGTGGGCGTGGACGAAGGCCGCCACGTCCTCCGGGTAGGCCTCCCAGTTCACGATGAGCTGGGCCTCGCCGATCTGCTCGCTGATGCGCTTGCCCACGCCGTGCACGCCCACCACGGGGCCGTTCTTCTGCCGGACCATCTTGATGACGCCGCCGGTGCCGAGGATGGAGGACTTGCCGTTGCCGGCCAGGTTGTACTCGACGGTCTCCACGTTGTCCTCGCCGAACTTCTCCTTGGCCTTGGGCTCGGAGTAGCCCACGGACATGATCTCCGGGTCGGTGAAGGTGACCTTCGGGATGT
This genomic window from Citricoccus sp. SGAir0253 contains:
- a CDS encoding serine/threonine-protein kinase, which produces MTGTAGRAGGRGVGTMDASDDVPEVPGWHVVRELGRGGGSAVWLVADDGGRRAALKVPDRRVVDPAGLLEAEVRAVGELVHDHVVRPLGVVETDRGPGLLSEYHAGGSLGALVRAAGPLPVGQVVTVLVPLAQALQVLHERGVVHGDVSPGNVLFTVEGRPALADLGSSRLLGGPAARTGTAGFTAPELEAPRGGPSGAVPADGPDGRDREDGANAGLCPAADVYSLAAVGWYALAGRAPARTASRAPLPLIVPDIPAEAVALLEAALDEDPVRRPRADRFAQACYRWARAEPVDLHPSASAEVARELPTRRRAGPARPPRRRPVVLAAGAAALLALVGGGAVLAGGGPRPGPAAPAPVAASAPAPAAPRGPVGAAEPSPGAGTGVSAPAPGAPARSVAGGAPGRTEATGAAAGLRAADPRVAAVALGRARTRALASLDRRAVDDYTLPGSPARRADLDLVDDLRGRGLRYRGLSLETSVVGPVERSGARRARVPLELAIGPYRTVTAAGEPVAETRRTSAERFTAGMVRTAEGWRVERILPSAGPAADPSSEPAPAPDAEGRPAGGPAGRPSGTAGVGSGHGGQE
- the sucB gene encoding 2-oxoglutarate dehydrogenase, E2 component, dihydrolipoamide succinyltransferase; this encodes MSETVNLPALGESVTEGTVTRWLKEVGDEVAVDEPLVEVSTDKVDTEIPSPVAGVLEEILVQEDETVEVNAPLARIGDGSGGGSADSGSGAREAAEPQAEEPAAGTAGPDAEEAGDADTGGQELSSEQVAAEAAEESGSGEATEVTLPALGESVTEGTVTRWLKEVGDDVAVDEPLLEVSTDKVDTEIPSPVAGTLVEIKVQEDETVEVGAVLALVGSGAAGGSAPAAKDSGEQQAPAAEDQPAEKAAEKPAEKPAEAAAPESEVTPTPAEQPAPAPTEQPTGAEPAEVQGGTSAPSAGQASAPGGGYVTPLVRRLAQQNGVDLSAVVGTGVGGRIRKQDVLVAAEAAKAGSRPQAGAGAPAAAPAPSAAAASSVDPAKRGTTEKAPRIRQTIAKRMRESLDVSAQLTQVHEVDMTRIAALRNRAKGGFQQKNGVKLTFLPFITQAVAEALKQHPKLNAEYNAETSEITYHDSEDIAIAVDTEKGLFVPVISDAGSLNLSGIAGKIADLAERTRSNKISPDELSGGTFSITNFGSVGALFDTPIINQPNVAILGVGTIVKRPMVITDQDGNDVIAVRHMMYLSLTYDHRLVDGADAGRFLQTVKARLEEGEFSHELGL